One window of the Dioscorea cayenensis subsp. rotundata cultivar TDr96_F1 unplaced genomic scaffold, TDr96_F1_v2_PseudoChromosome.rev07_lg8_w22 25.fasta BLBR01001281.1, whole genome shotgun sequence genome contains the following:
- the LOC120256080 gene encoding KH domain-containing protein At4g18375-like isoform X1: MGETGKRFRHHENDGKNQKRRSGNMENSGDGELVLYRILCPNIVIGSVIGKSGKVINSLRQETFAKIKVVDPFPGADKRVISIYCYVKDKDTREVDEDAVRPLCPAQNALLKMHAAIVNALENSADSDKKHKEEALILVPASQAANIIGKSGATIKRLRLKTKANIKVYPKDPNDASHSCAMSFDNFVSITGDTEAINKALFAVSAIMYKFSPKEEISLDTAIPELPPGIIIPSDIPIYSAGSFYPNVDHMVPPARSVPPIMGASPHVPELHGFSETGSTWHMYPSALPVVSGFGDASRTEELVVHVLCPSDKIGRVIGKGGSTIKNIRQTSSARIDVDDKKDESEECLITVTSNESTDDANSSAVEAILLLQAKINDEDDDIVKIRLLVPSKVIGCLIGKSGSIISDMRKKTKADIRISKGEKPKNAASTDELVEVSGEVVNVRDALVQITLRLREDALKDKDGSKVAPPADPLYPSSLHMPQILSSVPPLAPLGYDQRLEPSRALGSSSTSSLCGYNSLQAGDNCFGSLPSFPSTTIGGVASFFEMVIPATALAKVMGKGGTNIDNIRKISGAQIEIVDSKTSRSERIAQISGTPEQKRTAENLIQAFIMAT; this comes from the exons ATGGGTGAGACTGGGAAGCGCTTTCGTCATCATGAAAATGATGGTAAAAACCAGAAGAGAAGATCAGGCAACATGGAAAATTCTGGTGATGGAGAATTAGTTTTGTACCGCATACTCTGCCCAAATATTGTTATTGGCAGTGTCATTGGAAAAAGTGGGAAAGTAATTAATTCCTTGAGACAGGAGACATTTGCTAAGATCAAGGTTGTTGATCCTTTTCCTGGTGCAGACAAGAGGGTTATTTCCATATATTGTTATGTCAAAGACAAGGATACCCGCGAAGTTGATGAAGATGCTGTGCGTCCCCTATGCCCTGCTCAGAATGCTCTTCTTAAGATGCACGCTGCAATAGTAAATGCTCTTGAGAACAGTGCTGATTCTGACAAGAAACACAAGGAAGAGGCCCTTATCCTTGTCCCAGCTAGCCAAGCTGCAAATATAATAGGCAAGTCTGGGGCTACTATCAAGAGACTTAGGTTGAAGACCAAGGCTAACATCAAGGTTTACCCAAAGGATCCCAATGATGCCTCCCATTCATGTGCAATGAGCTTTGACAACTTTGTCTCG ATAACAGGTGATACTGAAGCAATTAACAAGGCGCTATTTGCAGTCTCTGCTATAATGTACAAATTTTCTCCTAAAGAAGAAATTTCCCTTGATACTGCCATCCCAGAACTTCCACCTGGTATAATTATTCCATCAGATATTCCTATTTATTCTGCTGGGAGCTTCTATCCCAATGTAGATCACATGGTTCCTCCAGCGAGATCTGTGCCTCCAATTATGGGCGCATCACCACATGTACCTGAACTCCATGGATTTTCTGAGACTGGTAGCACATGGCATATGTACCCATCTGCCCTTCCTGTTGTTTCTGGATTTGGTGATGCATCACGAACAGAGGAGCTAGTTGTACATGTTTTATGCCCATCAGACAAGATTGGACGGGTTATTGGGAAAGGAGGcagcacaataaaaaatatcaggCAAACTAGCAGTGCACGTATTGATGTTGATGATAAGAAGGATGAGTCTGAAGAATGTCTTATAACTGTAACTTCTAATGAG TCAACCGATGATGCTAACTCTTCTGCTGTTGAAGCTATTTTGCTTCTTCAAGCCAAgataaatgatgaagatgatgacatTGTTAAAATTCGGCTCCTTGTTCCTTCAAAGGTAATTGGTTGTCTTATTGGCAAGAGTGGTTCAATTATATCGGACATGCGGAAGAAGACAAAGGCTGATATTCGCATTTCAAAAGGTGAAAAGCCCAAGAATGCTGCTTCCACTGATGAGCTTGTGGAG GTGTCTGGAGAGGTAGTAAATGTCCGTGATGCACTTGTTCAGATTACCCTTAGGCTCAGAGAAGATGCTTTAAAAGATAAGGATGGAAGTAAAGTTGCACCTCCAGCAGATCCTCTCTACCCTAGCAGTCTTCATATGCCTCAGATACTGTCTAGTGTTCCTCCACTTGCTCCACTGGGTTATGATCAAAGACTTGAGCCTAGCAGGGCATTAGGTTCTTCTTCTACTAGCAGCTTATGTGGGTACAACTCTTTGCAG GCTGGAGATAATTGTTTCGGATCACTTCCTTCATTTCCATCTACGACAATTGGAGG AGTGGCTTCATTCTTTGAGATGGTGATACCTGCAACTGCACTGGCGAAGGtaatggggaaaggtggaacgAACATTGATAACATTCGGAAG ATATCTGGAGCTCAAATAGAAATTGTTGATTCGAAGACATCCCGTTCTGAGCGCATTGCTCAAATATCTGGTACACCTGAGCAGAAGCGGACAGCAGAAAATCTGATCCAAGCATTTATCATGGCAACCTGA
- the LOC120256080 gene encoding KH domain-containing protein At4g18375-like isoform X2 — MYKFSPKEEISLDTAIPELPPGIIIPSDIPIYSAGSFYPNVDHMVPPARSVPPIMGASPHVPELHGFSETGSTWHMYPSALPVVSGFGDASRTEELVVHVLCPSDKIGRVIGKGGSTIKNIRQTSSARIDVDDKKDESEECLITVTSNESTDDANSSAVEAILLLQAKINDEDDDIVKIRLLVPSKVIGCLIGKSGSIISDMRKKTKADIRISKGEKPKNAASTDELVEVSGEVVNVRDALVQITLRLREDALKDKDGSKVAPPADPLYPSSLHMPQILSSVPPLAPLGYDQRLEPSRALGSSSTSSLCGYNSLQAGDNCFGSLPSFPSTTIGGVASFFEMVIPATALAKVMGKGGTNIDNIRKISGAQIEIVDSKTSRSERIAQISGTPEQKRTAENLIQAFIMAT, encoded by the exons ATGTACAAATTTTCTCCTAAAGAAGAAATTTCCCTTGATACTGCCATCCCAGAACTTCCACCTGGTATAATTATTCCATCAGATATTCCTATTTATTCTGCTGGGAGCTTCTATCCCAATGTAGATCACATGGTTCCTCCAGCGAGATCTGTGCCTCCAATTATGGGCGCATCACCACATGTACCTGAACTCCATGGATTTTCTGAGACTGGTAGCACATGGCATATGTACCCATCTGCCCTTCCTGTTGTTTCTGGATTTGGTGATGCATCACGAACAGAGGAGCTAGTTGTACATGTTTTATGCCCATCAGACAAGATTGGACGGGTTATTGGGAAAGGAGGcagcacaataaaaaatatcaggCAAACTAGCAGTGCACGTATTGATGTTGATGATAAGAAGGATGAGTCTGAAGAATGTCTTATAACTGTAACTTCTAATGAG TCAACCGATGATGCTAACTCTTCTGCTGTTGAAGCTATTTTGCTTCTTCAAGCCAAgataaatgatgaagatgatgacatTGTTAAAATTCGGCTCCTTGTTCCTTCAAAGGTAATTGGTTGTCTTATTGGCAAGAGTGGTTCAATTATATCGGACATGCGGAAGAAGACAAAGGCTGATATTCGCATTTCAAAAGGTGAAAAGCCCAAGAATGCTGCTTCCACTGATGAGCTTGTGGAG GTGTCTGGAGAGGTAGTAAATGTCCGTGATGCACTTGTTCAGATTACCCTTAGGCTCAGAGAAGATGCTTTAAAAGATAAGGATGGAAGTAAAGTTGCACCTCCAGCAGATCCTCTCTACCCTAGCAGTCTTCATATGCCTCAGATACTGTCTAGTGTTCCTCCACTTGCTCCACTGGGTTATGATCAAAGACTTGAGCCTAGCAGGGCATTAGGTTCTTCTTCTACTAGCAGCTTATGTGGGTACAACTCTTTGCAG GCTGGAGATAATTGTTTCGGATCACTTCCTTCATTTCCATCTACGACAATTGGAGG AGTGGCTTCATTCTTTGAGATGGTGATACCTGCAACTGCACTGGCGAAGGtaatggggaaaggtggaacgAACATTGATAACATTCGGAAG ATATCTGGAGCTCAAATAGAAATTGTTGATTCGAAGACATCCCGTTCTGAGCGCATTGCTCAAATATCTGGTACACCTGAGCAGAAGCGGACAGCAGAAAATCTGATCCAAGCATTTATCATGGCAACCTGA
- the LOC120256081 gene encoding acyl carrier protein-like: MAGNIFCSLISSVRPQTTTHFAPRVHFAGGLRLASRIGFQNSSAKGCYKTSISCSISMAETLQVVQSTIAKQLSIEESTVTPLTKFADLGADSLDTVEIMMALEEQFEVSIGEDGAQVIVTVQDAVDLIEKVKAEKEHMRTSPIKMRELK; this comes from the exons ATGGCTGGCAACATTTTTTGCTCTCTCATCAGTTCTGTCCGGCCGCAGACAACCACCCACTTTGCCCCG AGGGTACATTTTGCTGGTGGTTTGAGGCTTGCAAGCAGGATTGGGTTTCAAAATAGCTCAGCAAAGGGTTGTTACAAGACATCAATCTCCTGCTCCATT AGCATGGCAGAGACTCTGCAAGTAGTTCAGAGCACCATTGCTAAGCAGTTGTCAATTGAGGAGAGCACTGTTACTCCTTTGACTAAGTTTGCTGATCTTGGAGCTGATTCACTTGACACT GTGGAGATTATGATGGCACTTGAAGAACAATTTGAAGTGTCAATTGGAGAAGATGGTGCACAGGTCATTGTTACTGTTCAAGATGCTGTGGACCTCATTGAGAAGGTCAAGGCTGAAAAAGAGCACATGAGAACATCACCCATTAAAATGAgggaattaaaataa
- the LOC120256075 gene encoding dormancy-associated protein homolog 4-like — MGIIDHLWDETLAGPRPDSFPSSAVSGATAVPKPLPVTRSITIVRAGHRFHSPDSAPSSPVSAPESPLTPGTPRSDWRRSLRKPPATSAAAAAEPRTPTVYDWVVISSLDR, encoded by the exons ATGGGCATTATCGATCACCTCTGGGACGAAACCCTCGCCGGTCCTCGCCCCGATTCCTTCCCCTCCTCCGCCGTCTCCGGCGCCACCGCCGTCCCCAAGCCCTTGCCAGTCACCAGGAGCATCACCATCGTCCGTGCCGGCCACCGCTTTCACTCGCCGGACTCCGCACCTTCCTCCCCTGTTAGCGCTCCCGAATCTCCCCTCACAC CTGGGACTCCGAGGAGCGATTGGAGGAGGTCGCTGAGGAAGCCGCCGGCGACGTCTGCTGCGGCGGCGGCTGAGCCCAGGACCCCCACCGTCTACGATTG GGTGGTGATAAGTTCTTTGGACAGATAA
- the LOC120256090 gene encoding dnaJ homolog subfamily B member 8-like isoform X1, which yields MAAGGDKSGDFYAVLGLTKDCSNADLRNAYKKLVLRWHPDRCSSSGNSKFVEEAKEKFQEIQEAYSVLSDSNKRFLYDVGIYESDDDDNGMGDFLGEMAQMMSQTKPSENGQESFEELQKLFVEMFHADLDLGLGAGPQRPNKPINESNVQDCSTSSSNGVNKRCSSGKAKLDEFSFTSTSSEFCFGSNNTTESLKGINGGGEGSSSSKRRSGRKQKVSSRHDVSSRDAEIST from the exons ATGGCCGCCGGCGGGGACAAGAGCGGAGACTTTTACGCCGTCCTTGGGTTGACGAAGGACTGCTCTAATGCGGATCTTAGGAATGCTTACAAGAAGCTCGTCctg AGATGGCATCCAGATCGATGCTCGTCTTCCGGGAATTCAAAATTCGTTGAAGAAGCCAAAGAGAAATTCCAAGAAATCCAGGAAGCTTATTCGG TTCTCTCTGACTCCAACAAGAGATTCCTGTACGACGTTGGAATCTACGAAAGCGATGATGACGATAAC GGAATGGGTGATTTCTTAGGAGAAATGGCGCAGATGATGAGCCAAACCAAGCCCAGT GAAAATGGGCAGGAGAGCTTTGAAGAGTTACAGAAGCTATTCGTTGAAATGTTCCATGCGGACTTGGATCTGGGCCTTGGAGCAGGCCCACAGAGGCCCAACAAGCCCATCAACGAATCCAATGTCCAAGATTGCTCCACATCCTCATCTAACGGTGTTAACAAACGGTGCAGCTCTGGCAAAGCCAAACTGGATGAGTTTAGCTTCACTTCCACTTCCTCTGAGTTCTGCTTTGGG TCAAACAACACAACAGAATCATTAAAAGGCATAAATGGTGGCGGAGaaggcagcagcagcagcaagcGACGGAGCGGGAGGAAGCAAAAGGTTTCGTCGAGACATGATGTATCATCAAGAGATGCCGAAATCTCAACATAG
- the LOC120256090 gene encoding dnaJ homolog subfamily C member 24-like isoform X2 translates to MAAGGDKSGDFYAVLGLTKDCSNADLRNAYKKLVLRWHPDRCSSSGNSKFVEEAKEKFQEIQEAYSVLSDSNKRFLYDVGIYESDDDDNGMGDFLGEMAQMMSQTKPSENGQESFEELQKLFVEMFHADLDLGLGAGPQRPNKPINESNVQDCSTSSSNGVNKRCSSGKAKLDEFSFTSTSSEFCFGNH, encoded by the exons ATGGCCGCCGGCGGGGACAAGAGCGGAGACTTTTACGCCGTCCTTGGGTTGACGAAGGACTGCTCTAATGCGGATCTTAGGAATGCTTACAAGAAGCTCGTCctg AGATGGCATCCAGATCGATGCTCGTCTTCCGGGAATTCAAAATTCGTTGAAGAAGCCAAAGAGAAATTCCAAGAAATCCAGGAAGCTTATTCGG TTCTCTCTGACTCCAACAAGAGATTCCTGTACGACGTTGGAATCTACGAAAGCGATGATGACGATAAC GGAATGGGTGATTTCTTAGGAGAAATGGCGCAGATGATGAGCCAAACCAAGCCCAGT GAAAATGGGCAGGAGAGCTTTGAAGAGTTACAGAAGCTATTCGTTGAAATGTTCCATGCGGACTTGGATCTGGGCCTTGGAGCAGGCCCACAGAGGCCCAACAAGCCCATCAACGAATCCAATGTCCAAGATTGCTCCACATCCTCATCTAACGGTGTTAACAAACGGTGCAGCTCTGGCAAAGCCAAACTGGATGAGTTTAGCTTCACTTCCACTTCCTCTGAGTTCTGCTTTGGG AATCATTAA